One window of the Manihot esculenta cultivar AM560-2 chromosome 14, M.esculenta_v8, whole genome shotgun sequence genome contains the following:
- the LOC110630896 gene encoding zinc finger protein CONSTANS-LIKE 6 isoform X1, which produces MISDKNVANAIGGKKARACDSCIKRRARWFCAADDAFLCQACDSSVHSANPLARRHERVRLKTVSLKHLDIVPKENYVPSWHRGFTRKARTPRCGKPASHSKFEEKLRNSIPLVPEGSDEISHEENEEEHLLYRVPIFEPFASQLCISTTISNNEAETSAAAADVSDQTVADANGIESKASFGSRGEDIGSLQRFFQSDMDFAEFDADVESLLGRGLENESFGMEELGLVESKEEELQREYYQGRGKVKLEEEEAGAEKKAARDYRVDTDIEMARELPFELSFNYDSATCGEEDEKLLGTQNRDLNNKEDGENLKKKKKRKILLQLDYEAVITAWASQGCPWTTGNGPDVDPEECWQECCMVIKGISGAEIDDHGYGDHTSGVGVQQPATANGGREARVSRYREKRRTRLFSKKIRYEVRKLNAEKRPRMKGRFVKRASFATPAFPLRTT; this is translated from the exons ATGATTTCAGACAAAAATGTCGCCAACGCCATTGGTGGTAAAAAGGCTAGAGCTTGTGATAGTTGTATAAAAAGGCGGGCTAGATGGTTCTGTGCTGCCGATGAcgcatttctttgccaagcctgtGATTCCTCAGTGCACTCCGCCAACCCTTTAGCTCGTAGACATGAAAGGGTTCGCTTAAAGACTGTTTCTTTAAAGCATTTGGATATAGTTCCAAAGGAGAATTATGTGCCATCATGGCACCGAGGGTTCACAAGAAAGGCCAGGACACCGCGATGTGGAAAACCTGCATCtcattcaaaatttgaagaaaaattaaGGAATTCCATTCCGCTTGTACCTGAAGGCTCAGATGAGATATCTCATGAAGAGAATGAAGAGGAGCATCTCTTATACAGGGTTCCAATCTTCGAACCATTTGCTTCTCAGTTATGCATTTCAACAACGATCTCAAATAATGAAGCAGAAACGTCTGCAGCTGCTGCTGATGTTTCTGACCAAACAGTTGCTGATGCTAATGGAATCGAATCGAAGGCTTCGTTTGGTAGCAGAGGAGAGGATATTGGAAGTCTACAACGCTTTTTCCAATCCGATATGGATTTTGCAGAGTTTGACGCTGATGTGGAGAGCTTGCTCGGTAGGGGTCTTGAAAATGAATCTTTTGGGATGGAGGAGCTGGGGCTTGTGGAGAGTAAAGAAGAGGAGTTGCAGAGGGAGTATTATCAAGGAAGGGGAAAGGTGAAACTTGAAGAGGAAGAGGCAGGGGCAGAAAAGAAAGCTGCAAGGGACTACCGTGTTGATACTGATATTGAAATGGCAAGAGAACTGCCTTTCGAGTTGAGCTTTAACTACGATTCTGCAACATGTGGAGAGGAAGATGAGAAGCTACTAGGGACTCAAAATAGAGACTTAAATAACAAAGAAGATGGTGAAAacttgaagaagaaaaagaagagaaagatacTACTACAGTTAGATTACGAGGCAGTTATAACAGCTTGGGCAAGCCAAGGATGCCCCTGGACCACAGGCAACGGGCCGGACGTCGACCCAGAAGAATGTTGGCAGGAGTGCTGCATGGTAATAAAG GGAATTAGTGGAGCCGAGATTGATGACCACGGTTATGGAGATCATACAAGTGGTGTAGGTGTACAGCAACCGGCAACGGCAAACGGAGGACGAGAAGCACGAGTGTCGAGGTACAGAGAGAAGCGGAGAACAAGGTTGTTCTCGAAGAAAATAAGATACGAGGTGAGGAAATTGAATGCAGAAAAGAGGCCCAGAATGAAAGGGAGATTCGTGAAGAGGGCAAGTTTTGCAACTCCTGCTTTTCCTCTACGTACTACATGA
- the LOC110630896 gene encoding zinc finger protein CONSTANS-LIKE 6 isoform X2 has product MISDKNVANAIGGKKARACDSCIKRRARWFCAADDAFLCQACDSSVHSANPLARRHERVRLKTVSLKHLDIVPKENYVPSWHRGFTRKARTPRCGKPASHSKFEEKLRNSIPLVPEGSDEISHEENEEEHLLYRVPIFEPFASQLCISTTISNNEAETSAAAADVSDQTVADANGIESKASFGSRGEDIGSLQRFFQSDMDFAEFDADVESLLGRGLENESFGMEELGLVESKEEELQREYYQGRGKVKLEEEEAGAEKKAARDYRVDTDIEMARELPFELSFNYDSATCGEEDEKLLGTQNRDLNNKEDGENLKKKKKRKILLQLDYEAVITAWASQGCPWTTGNGPDVDPEECWQECCMGISGAEIDDHGYGDHTSGVGVQQPATANGGREARVSRYREKRRTRLFSKKIRYEVRKLNAEKRPRMKGRFVKRASFATPAFPLRTT; this is encoded by the exons ATGATTTCAGACAAAAATGTCGCCAACGCCATTGGTGGTAAAAAGGCTAGAGCTTGTGATAGTTGTATAAAAAGGCGGGCTAGATGGTTCTGTGCTGCCGATGAcgcatttctttgccaagcctgtGATTCCTCAGTGCACTCCGCCAACCCTTTAGCTCGTAGACATGAAAGGGTTCGCTTAAAGACTGTTTCTTTAAAGCATTTGGATATAGTTCCAAAGGAGAATTATGTGCCATCATGGCACCGAGGGTTCACAAGAAAGGCCAGGACACCGCGATGTGGAAAACCTGCATCtcattcaaaatttgaagaaaaattaaGGAATTCCATTCCGCTTGTACCTGAAGGCTCAGATGAGATATCTCATGAAGAGAATGAAGAGGAGCATCTCTTATACAGGGTTCCAATCTTCGAACCATTTGCTTCTCAGTTATGCATTTCAACAACGATCTCAAATAATGAAGCAGAAACGTCTGCAGCTGCTGCTGATGTTTCTGACCAAACAGTTGCTGATGCTAATGGAATCGAATCGAAGGCTTCGTTTGGTAGCAGAGGAGAGGATATTGGAAGTCTACAACGCTTTTTCCAATCCGATATGGATTTTGCAGAGTTTGACGCTGATGTGGAGAGCTTGCTCGGTAGGGGTCTTGAAAATGAATCTTTTGGGATGGAGGAGCTGGGGCTTGTGGAGAGTAAAGAAGAGGAGTTGCAGAGGGAGTATTATCAAGGAAGGGGAAAGGTGAAACTTGAAGAGGAAGAGGCAGGGGCAGAAAAGAAAGCTGCAAGGGACTACCGTGTTGATACTGATATTGAAATGGCAAGAGAACTGCCTTTCGAGTTGAGCTTTAACTACGATTCTGCAACATGTGGAGAGGAAGATGAGAAGCTACTAGGGACTCAAAATAGAGACTTAAATAACAAAGAAGATGGTGAAAacttgaagaagaaaaagaagagaaagatacTACTACAGTTAGATTACGAGGCAGTTATAACAGCTTGGGCAAGCCAAGGATGCCCCTGGACCACAGGCAACGGGCCGGACGTCGACCCAGAAGAATGTTGGCAGGAGTGCTGCATG GGAATTAGTGGAGCCGAGATTGATGACCACGGTTATGGAGATCATACAAGTGGTGTAGGTGTACAGCAACCGGCAACGGCAAACGGAGGACGAGAAGCACGAGTGTCGAGGTACAGAGAGAAGCGGAGAACAAGGTTGTTCTCGAAGAAAATAAGATACGAGGTGAGGAAATTGAATGCAGAAAAGAGGCCCAGAATGAAAGGGAGATTCGTGAAGAGGGCAAGTTTTGCAACTCCTGCTTTTCCTCTACGTACTACATGA